In Zingiber officinale cultivar Zhangliang chromosome 8B, Zo_v1.1, whole genome shotgun sequence, a single genomic region encodes these proteins:
- the LOC122013958 gene encoding probable LRR receptor-like serine/threonine-protein kinase At4g29180: protein MAASASRVQGQQPPGTAHTILLDPAMQLSSQASAGFIFIDSGIVPNSSYVDPKLNLQYVSDDQFIDTGINYAVSSAYISSNISRRFLTLRSFPEGSRNCYTFKSISQGSKYIIRATFLYGNYDSKNSPFVQFDLYLGVNLWKNINLTTPTESIFTETVSEATADVISVCLINTGHGIPFISGLDLRPLPNSLYPQVNSSTTLVNLDRFYVGNSNSIRYPADRYDRLWFFIDTPPSWSVTSTDSSVQNQVHDQFQPPQEVMQIAAYPSSSTTLQLSLAPDPGDLTEFYTVLYFCELQLNASRQFLIYLNGALLNDGRPLAPTYLLSDVVFNADPSLGFGECNITLVETGSSMLPPIINAIEVFTAMRNANVATNGQDVDAMLAIKGWYQVRRNWMGDPCSPQAYTWVGLNCTRNNSGVPMITAVNMSYSGLAGVITASFANLSALQYFQFTSPPSGLLVPTEILYEDVTDKVCKMIIDSGSCENIVFEEVVHKLQLKTDSHPKPYKLSWLSKGR from the exons atggCGGCCTCCGCATCTAGAGTTCAGGGACAACAGCCACCAGGTACTGCACACACCATTCTACTTGATCCCGCCATGCAACTTAGCTCTCAAGCTTCTGCAGGTTTTATCTTCATCGATAGCGGGATCGTTCCAAACTCCTCCTACGTCGACCCAAAACTAAATCTACAATACGTCTCCGACGACCAATTCATAGACACGGGCATAAACTACGCCGTCTCGTCGGCCTACATATCTTCTAACATTTCTCGGAGATTCTTGACATTGAGGAGCTTCCCTGAGGGATCTCGCAACTGCTACACCTTCAAGTCAATCAGCCAGGGCTCAAAATACATCATAAGAGCGACCTTCTTGTATGGAAACTACGACTCCAAGAATAGTCCTTTTGTTCAGTTCGATCTCTACCTCGGAGTCAACCTCTGGAAGAACATAAACCTGACAACTCCTACTGAAAGCATCTTCACTGAAACAGTCAGTGAAGCCACAGCTGATGTGATCTCAGTTTGCCTGATCAACACTGGCCATGGAATTCCTTTCATCTCTGGTTTAGATCTGAGGCCTCTTCCAAACTCTCTTTATCCTCAAGTCAACTCCTCCACCACTTTGGTCAACTTGGATAGATTCTATGTGGGGAATTCTAATTCGATCAGGTACCCTGCTGACCGATATGATCGCTTATGGTTCTTCATTGACACCCCACCTTCATGGAGTGTGACATCGACCGACTCGAGCGTCCAAAACCAGGTGCATGATCAGTTTCAGCCACCACAGGAAGTAATGCAGATTGCAGCATACCCTAGCAGCTCCACCACACTTCAACTCAGCTTGGCACCCGATCCAGGAGACCTAACTGAGTTCTATACGGTCCTCTACTTCTGCGAGCTCCAGCTGAACGCCTCGAGGCAGTTCTTGATCTACCTCAATGGAGCCCTGCTGAACGACGGCAGGCCTTTGGCTCCAACCTACCTCCTCTCTGACGTCGTTTTCAATGCTGATCCAAGTTTAGGGTTTGGTGAGTGCAATATAACTCTTGTTGAAACAGGAAGCTCCATGCTTCCACCTATCATAAATGCCATTGAAGTCTTCACAGCAATGAGAAATGCAAATGTGGCAACCAATGGCCAAGATG tgGATGCAATGTTGGCAATCAAAGGGTGGTACCAGGTGAGAAGAAACTGGATGGGTGATCCATGCTCTCCACAAGCATATACTTGGGTTGGACTGAATTGTACACGGAATAACTCTGGTGTTCCGATGATCACTGCAGT CAATATGTCATACAGTGGATTGGCAGGTGTAATAACCGCATCCTTTGCCAACCTAAGTGCACTGCAATACTT CCAGTTCACCTCCCCTCCCTCCGGCCTACTTGTGCCAACAGAGATTCTTTATGAAGATG TTACAGATAAAGTTTGCAAGATGATTATTGATAGTGGAAGCTGTGAAAATATTGTATTTGAAGAAGTTGTGCACAAGCTTCAATTGAAGACGGATAGTCATCCAAAACCCTACAAGTTGTCATGGCTGAGCAAAGGGAGATGA
- the LOC122013959 gene encoding probable LRR receptor-like protein kinase At1g51890, giving the protein MNCGIVLFNSAAKRTIKELQIGGKYQLENRKFTYKELEFITDNFSKIIGKGGFGIVYYGHLEDATEVAVKLLTKSSSQGKEDFLSEAEHLTRVHHKNLVSLVGYCMDEDHLALVCEFMPKGNLKEYLKASQTETPLKWEQRLRIAIDAAQGLEYLHTGCKPPLVHRDVKTANILLNERLEAKIADFGLSKRFQDDNTGHTSTRIVGTIGYLDPEYYVNNQLSRKSDVYSFGVVLLELITGKSPIFSDLEDIHIVQWVKERLANGNIEDVIDTIICEEGVLNSSWKVANVALASTTHTSSTRPTMTEVVMELKECLAMYTDGDKMLKHGSSEVDPKLLEFHHVGSISDAEGPSAR; this is encoded by the exons ATGAATTGTGGAATAGTACTTTTTAACTCTGCAGCAAAACGCACCATCAAAGAGCTCCAAATTGGAGGCAAATATCAACTTGAAAATCGAAAATTCACGTACAAGGAACTGGAGTTCATTACTGATAACTTTAGCAAGATCATTGGAAAAGGAGGGTTTGGAATTGTTTACTATGGCCATTTGGAAGATGCTACTGAAGTTGCTGTCAAGTTGCTGACCAAATCATcttcacaaggaaaagaagatttTCTTTCTGAG GCTGAACATTTGACAAGGGTTCATCACAAGAATTTGGTTTCTTTGGTGGGCTATTGCATGGATGAAGATCATTTGGCACTCGTATGCGAATTTATGCCCAAGGGAAACCTTAAAGAATACCTCAAAG CTAGTCAAACTGAGACGCCTTTGAAATGGGAACAACGTCTCCGAATTGCCATTGATGCCGCACAAG GACTTGAGTATCTGCACACCGGATGCAAACCTCCACTTGTTCATAGAGACGTGAAGACCGCTAACATACTCTTGAACGAAAGACTAGAAGCGAAAATAGCCGATTTTGGACTATCCAAGCGTTTCCAAGATGACAACACCGGCCACACATCCACAAGGATTGTTGGCACTATCGGATACCTTGATCCAGA GTACTATGTCAATAACCAACTCAGCCGGAAGAGCGATGTGTATAGCTTTGGAGTGGTTCTTTTGGAACTCATCACTGGAAAATCTCCCATATTTAGTGATCTTGAAGACATTCACATAGTTCAATGGGTTAAAGAAAGGCTTGCCAATGGAAACATAGAGGATGTTATTGACACAATCATATGCGAAGAGGGAGTCCTGAATTCATCTTGGAAGGTGGCCAATGTCGCATTGGCAAGCACTACACACACTTCGAGTACGAGGCCAACGATGACTGAAGTGGTGATGGAGCTAAAGGAGTGCTTGGCAATGTACACTGATGGTGATAAGATGTTGAAGCATGGAAGCAGTGAGGTGGATCCGAAACTCTTGGAATTTCATCATGTCGGAAGCATTTCTGATGCTGAAGGCCCTTCGGCTCGTTGA